A window from Dromaius novaehollandiae isolate bDroNov1 chromosome 1, bDroNov1.hap1, whole genome shotgun sequence encodes these proteins:
- the XNDC1N gene encoding protein XNDC1N isoform X1 — protein sequence MAPVKISYVVSFSSQDPRYPAENLLRDDGLRPWLSCPRDQSRQLTVELQLERASPIGYVDVGNCGCAFLQIDVGRSSWPLKQPYVTLLPSVALMTPADSKLGRNRCGVRMFKEADFLAPAVGQKWDRLRLVCSQPFGKRSPFGLSFLRVRTPPDAQHSPPPPPQQQGPEDPESAASPWHSNPAFRRTFFPEPRVSSREEEQLKSRLQQLEPGPQPHAWSPARLSRPARMVLSAAQSRALQPGASAGSLGSSQEQPAEDPGGPAASGSAQDAPAAPKRARRTPAKRQSARSPARRSLPAPSRPSRAGGRARGRRGRPARSRESSGESRHGEVGTCPICSGCFSVELLPAHASGCGEEDAVPEAAWASSPWGDPSPEAGVSCPICELRFSPAEVEQHASTCGEQAGALGPSSSPLWVE from the exons ATGGCTCCGGTGAAAATCAGCTACGTCGTGTCCTTCTCCTCGCAG GACCCCAGGTACCCGGCGGAGAACCTGCTGCGCGATGACGGCCTCCGCCCCTGGCTCAGCTGCCCCCGGGACCAGAGCAGGCAGCTCACGgtggagctgcagctggagagagCCAGCCCCATCGGCTACGTGGACGTGG GGAACTGCGGCTGTGCCTTTCTGCAGATCGACGTGGGCCGCTCCTCCTGGCCGCTCAAGCAGCCCTACGTCACCCTGCTGCCCAGCGTCGCGCTGATGACGCCGGCTGACTCCAAGCTGGGCAGGAACCGCTGCGGAGTCCGGATGTTTAAAGAAG CGGATTTCCTGGCGCCGGCGGTGGGCCAGAAGTGGGACCGCCTGCGGCTCGTCTGCAGCCAGCCCTTCGGCAAGCGCAGCCCCTTCGGGCTCTCCTTCCTCCGCGTGCGCACGCCGCCGGACGCCCAGCAcagcccgccgccccctccgcagcagcaagggccg GAGGATCCCGAGTCGGCAGCCAGCCCGTGGCACTCCAACCCCGCCTTTCGCCGGACTTTCTTTCCAGAACCACGCGT gagcagcagggaggaggagcagctgaagagccgcctgcagcagctggagccaggcccccagccccacgcgtGGAGCCCAGCCCGCCTCAGCCGGCCGGCCAGGATGGTGCTGTCCGCAGCTCAGAGCCGGGCTCTCCAGCCCGGAGCCAGCGcaggctccctggggagcagccaggagcagccagCTGAAGACCCCGGAGGCCCTGCAGCATCGG GGTCCGCGCAGGATGCGCCTGCAGCCCCGAAGAGAGCCCGCAGGACACCGGCCAAGAGGCAGAGCGCTCGGAGCCCAGCGCGCAG GTCTCTGCCAGCTCCCTCAAGGCCGTCCAGGGCGGGAGGAAGAGCCCGGGGCCGCAGAGGAAGGCCGGCCAGGAGCCGGGAGAGCAGCGGAGAGAGCCGTCACGGGGAGGTGGGCACGTGCCCCATCTGCTCGG GCTGCTTCAGCGTGGAGCTCCTTCCTGCGCACGCCTCCGGCTGCGGGGAGGAAGACGCGGTCCCGGAGGCCGCCTGGGCCTCCTCGCCGTGGGGGGATCCGTCGCCCGAGGCCGGGGTGTCGTGCCCCATCTGCGAGCTCCGGTTCAGCCCGGCGGAGGTGGAGCAACACGCCAGCACCTGCGGGGAGCAGGCGGGAGCCCTGGGCCCCTCGTCCTCGCCCCTGTGGGTGGAGTAG
- the XNDC1N gene encoding protein XNDC1N isoform X2 — protein MTASAPGSAAPGTRAGSSRWSCSWREPAPSATWTWIDVGRSSWPLKQPYVTLLPSVALMTPADSKLGRNRCGVRMFKEADFLAPAVGQKWDRLRLVCSQPFGKRSPFGLSFLRVRTPPDAQHSPPPPPQQQGPEDPESAASPWHSNPAFRRTFFPEPRVSSREEEQLKSRLQQLEPGPQPHAWSPARLSRPARMVLSAAQSRALQPGASAGSLGSSQEQPAEDPGGPAASGSAQDAPAAPKRARRTPAKRQSARSPARRSLPAPSRPSRAGGRARGRRGRPARSRESSGESRHGEVGTCPICSGCFSVELLPAHASGCGEEDAVPEAAWASSPWGDPSPEAGVSCPICELRFSPAEVEQHASTCGEQAGALGPSSSPLWVE, from the exons ATGACGGCCTCCGCCCCTGGCTCAGCTGCCCCCGGGACCAGAGCAGGCAGCTCACGgtggagctgcagctggagagagCCAGCCCCATCGGCTACGTGGACGTGG ATCGACGTGGGCCGCTCCTCCTGGCCGCTCAAGCAGCCCTACGTCACCCTGCTGCCCAGCGTCGCGCTGATGACGCCGGCTGACTCCAAGCTGGGCAGGAACCGCTGCGGAGTCCGGATGTTTAAAGAAG CGGATTTCCTGGCGCCGGCGGTGGGCCAGAAGTGGGACCGCCTGCGGCTCGTCTGCAGCCAGCCCTTCGGCAAGCGCAGCCCCTTCGGGCTCTCCTTCCTCCGCGTGCGCACGCCGCCGGACGCCCAGCAcagcccgccgccccctccgcagcagcaagggccg GAGGATCCCGAGTCGGCAGCCAGCCCGTGGCACTCCAACCCCGCCTTTCGCCGGACTTTCTTTCCAGAACCACGCGT gagcagcagggaggaggagcagctgaagagccgcctgcagcagctggagccaggcccccagccccacgcgtGGAGCCCAGCCCGCCTCAGCCGGCCGGCCAGGATGGTGCTGTCCGCAGCTCAGAGCCGGGCTCTCCAGCCCGGAGCCAGCGcaggctccctggggagcagccaggagcagccagCTGAAGACCCCGGAGGCCCTGCAGCATCGG GGTCCGCGCAGGATGCGCCTGCAGCCCCGAAGAGAGCCCGCAGGACACCGGCCAAGAGGCAGAGCGCTCGGAGCCCAGCGCGCAG GTCTCTGCCAGCTCCCTCAAGGCCGTCCAGGGCGGGAGGAAGAGCCCGGGGCCGCAGAGGAAGGCCGGCCAGGAGCCGGGAGAGCAGCGGAGAGAGCCGTCACGGGGAGGTGGGCACGTGCCCCATCTGCTCGG GCTGCTTCAGCGTGGAGCTCCTTCCTGCGCACGCCTCCGGCTGCGGGGAGGAAGACGCGGTCCCGGAGGCCGCCTGGGCCTCCTCGCCGTGGGGGGATCCGTCGCCCGAGGCCGGGGTGTCGTGCCCCATCTGCGAGCTCCGGTTCAGCCCGGCGGAGGTGGAGCAACACGCCAGCACCTGCGGGGAGCAGGCGGGAGCCCTGGGCCCCTCGTCCTCGCCCCTGTGGGTGGAGTAG